One Microbacterium sp. W4I20 DNA window includes the following coding sequences:
- a CDS encoding helix-turn-helix domain-containing protein gives MLDDSLAFIGPRLKTWREKRSMTLADLSALTNISPSTLSRLEAGKRAPNLELLVPIARALGVGLDDIVPRSTPDPRVSRKTSDVGGIRYESLSPASSPVQTYKVRFPAHQAGVTAVPEPKVHDGQEWLYVISGRLRLVLGDQDVTLGPGEAAEFDTRVPHWLSATGSGPAEILSIFSKEGKRIHLRARPATR, from the coding sequence ATGCTCGACGATTCGCTCGCCTTCATCGGGCCCCGTCTCAAGACATGGCGGGAGAAACGCAGCATGACCCTCGCCGACCTGTCGGCACTCACGAACATCTCGCCCAGCACGCTGTCGCGCCTGGAGGCCGGCAAGCGCGCTCCGAACCTCGAGCTGCTCGTCCCGATCGCGCGTGCGCTCGGTGTCGGTCTCGACGACATCGTGCCGCGCTCGACCCCCGATCCCCGGGTCTCCCGCAAGACCAGCGACGTGGGCGGCATCCGGTACGAATCGCTGTCGCCGGCGTCGAGTCCCGTGCAGACCTACAAGGTGAGATTCCCCGCGCACCAGGCGGGGGTGACCGCCGTTCCCGAGCCCAAGGTGCACGACGGGCAGGAATGGCTCTACGTCATCTCCGGACGACTACGGCTGGTGCTGGGCGACCAGGATGTGACGCTCGGTCCCGGAGAGGCGGCGGAGTTCGACACGCGTGTCCCGCATTGGCTGTCTGCGACGGGCTCCGGCCCGGCGGAGATCCTGTCCATCTTCAGCAAGGAGGGCAAGCGCATCCACCTGCGCGCCCGACCTGCGACCCGCTGA
- a CDS encoding DMT family transporter: protein MSVGVWTNTAEEVGDQLVGAFQNPGLLLGIPLALAGAVFMSLGAQYQHRGVEKVERLSGSAGTSGLSFGQIKALLTRPSWILGTFMLVLAIVCQLAALVKAPLIVVQPLGAIALVITTLLNARISGHSPTKKSLTAIIFCVGGIFLFVFFAAIYATEKEVTERELFVILALLLVVIIVLGACWLILRQRMRALFYVIGAGILYGFVATLAKVVIKRIEASQFEWITAVCVLALLAAAAVGAYFVQTAYSSGPPDLVIAGLTVVDPLIAVLIGMIVLREAAAAPWWVLIIFAAAGAIAVWGVVNLARYHPQVISDSQELGIERGSTPSSGSSARPEASKPESPHRPDLP from the coding sequence GTGAGCGTTGGGGTGTGGACAAACACGGCCGAAGAGGTCGGCGATCAACTCGTCGGCGCCTTCCAGAACCCCGGGCTTCTGCTCGGCATCCCGCTGGCTCTGGCCGGCGCGGTGTTCATGTCGCTCGGTGCGCAGTACCAGCACCGCGGGGTCGAGAAGGTCGAGCGCCTGAGCGGGTCGGCCGGCACGTCCGGTCTGAGCTTCGGCCAGATCAAGGCGCTGCTCACCCGCCCGTCGTGGATCCTCGGCACGTTCATGCTCGTGCTCGCCATCGTGTGCCAGCTCGCCGCGCTCGTGAAGGCGCCGCTCATCGTCGTCCAGCCGCTCGGCGCGATCGCTCTCGTGATCACGACGCTGCTGAACGCTCGCATCTCGGGACACTCTCCGACCAAGAAGTCGCTCACCGCGATCATCTTCTGCGTCGGGGGTATCTTCCTCTTCGTCTTCTTCGCGGCCATCTACGCCACGGAGAAGGAGGTCACCGAACGCGAGCTGTTCGTCATCCTCGCGCTGCTGCTCGTCGTGATCATCGTGCTCGGCGCGTGCTGGCTCATCCTGCGGCAGCGCATGCGTGCCCTCTTCTACGTCATCGGCGCCGGCATCCTCTACGGATTCGTCGCCACGCTCGCCAAGGTCGTGATCAAGCGCATCGAGGCCAGCCAGTTCGAGTGGATCACCGCCGTCTGCGTCCTCGCGCTTCTCGCCGCAGCCGCGGTCGGTGCATACTTCGTGCAGACGGCGTACAGCTCGGGACCGCCCGACCTCGTCATCGCGGGACTCACGGTCGTCGACCCGCTGATCGCCGTGCTCATCGGCATGATCGTGCTCCGCGAGGCCGCAGCAGCTCCCTGGTGGGTGCTCATCATCTTCGCCGCCGCCGGCGCCATCGCGGTCTGGGGCGTCGTCAACCTGGCCCGCTATCACCCTCAGGTCATCAGCGACAGCCAGGAACTGGGTATCGAGCGCGGGAGCACTCCGTCGTCCGGATCGTCAGCGCGTCCCGAGGCTTCGAAGCCGGAGTCGCCGCACCGGCCCGACCTGCCGTAG
- a CDS encoding deoxyguanosinetriphosphate triphosphohydrolase, whose amino-acid sequence MVADSQDSARIDGYAARDAERFFAETHRSERDDFARDRARVLHSAALRRLAAKTQVLSPASTADFARNRLTHSLEVAQVGRELATALGVAADVVDTACLSHDLGHPPFGHNGERALNEWAESIGGFEGNAQSLRILTRLEAKVLDDDDHSVGLNLTRASLDATCKYPWTVDSPVPDPGGRLKFGVYPEDEAVFRWMREGAPGRLRCIEAEIMDLSDDIAYSVHDFEDAIVNGYVDVAQLADPREHDALVGRIQQWVGYDFTRDELADALYRLASQSMWLASFDRSRQALARLKNLTSDLIGRFARAAVSATRDAYGGVPLVRYNAHVIVPRVVEAEIAVLKGIMGQAIVTIDARKGVYKEQRRVLKRLADVLWSTDTLWSAGADVLEPAFAADFVAAVDDAERARVVVDQIASLTDQSAIDWHNRLVGEIDPAEVGIWTPRHARPGTRPHAERRPVAEGAR is encoded by the coding sequence GTGGTGGCTGACTCTCAGGACAGCGCGCGCATCGACGGATACGCCGCCCGCGACGCCGAGCGCTTCTTCGCCGAGACCCATCGTTCGGAGCGCGACGACTTCGCCCGTGATCGTGCGCGCGTGCTGCACTCCGCGGCCCTCCGCCGCCTCGCCGCCAAGACGCAGGTGCTGAGTCCCGCGAGCACCGCCGACTTCGCGCGCAACCGCCTCACGCACTCGCTCGAGGTCGCCCAGGTCGGCCGGGAGCTCGCCACGGCCCTCGGCGTGGCGGCCGATGTCGTCGACACCGCCTGCCTGAGCCACGACCTCGGCCACCCTCCGTTCGGACACAACGGCGAGCGCGCGCTCAACGAGTGGGCCGAGAGCATCGGCGGCTTCGAGGGCAACGCCCAGTCGCTGCGTATCCTCACGCGTCTTGAAGCCAAGGTGCTCGACGACGACGACCACTCGGTCGGTCTGAATCTCACCCGCGCCAGCCTCGACGCGACCTGCAAGTACCCGTGGACCGTCGACAGCCCGGTGCCCGATCCGGGCGGTCGACTGAAGTTCGGTGTGTACCCCGAGGACGAGGCGGTCTTCCGGTGGATGCGCGAGGGGGCGCCGGGGCGTCTGCGCTGCATCGAGGCCGAGATCATGGACCTCTCCGACGACATCGCCTACTCCGTGCACGACTTCGAGGACGCGATCGTCAACGGCTACGTCGATGTCGCTCAGCTGGCCGACCCGAGGGAGCACGATGCTCTGGTCGGCCGGATCCAGCAGTGGGTCGGGTACGACTTCACCCGCGACGAGCTGGCCGATGCGCTGTACCGGCTCGCATCGCAGTCGATGTGGCTCGCGTCGTTCGACCGCTCGCGGCAGGCGCTCGCGCGTCTCAAGAACCTCACCAGCGACCTGATCGGCCGCTTCGCGCGCGCCGCGGTCTCGGCGACGCGGGATGCCTACGGGGGAGTGCCCCTGGTGCGCTACAACGCGCACGTGATCGTGCCGCGGGTGGTCGAGGCGGAGATCGCCGTACTCAAGGGCATCATGGGCCAGGCCATCGTCACGATCGATGCGCGCAAGGGCGTCTACAAGGAGCAGCGGCGCGTGCTCAAGCGGCTCGCCGACGTGCTGTGGTCGACCGACACCCTGTGGTCGGCCGGCGCCGACGTGCTCGAACCGGCCTTCGCCGCCGATTTCGTCGCCGCCGTCGACGATGCCGAGCGGGCCAGGGTCGTCGTCGATCAGATCGCGAGCCTCACCGATCAGAGCGCCATCGACTGGCACAACCGGCTCGTGGGGGAGATCGACCCGGCCGAGGTCGGCATCTGGACGCCGCGTCATGCCCGCCCCGGTACTCGCCCGCACGCCGAGAGGCGGCCCGTCGCCGAAGGGGCGCGCTGA
- a CDS encoding ATP-binding cassette domain-containing protein produces the protein MSRKPESSDAIECSDLVIDRIGHGTPTRAVDGVTFSLAPGGLICVAGPTGSGKSTLVAALAGSTDPSVRVAGGRATVCGVDVRKPGRKHRILTYRTGFVPQGAGADLPPRLTVNEVIAEPILVRERRVNSKALSIRVATLLDELHLPLGTAAKFPYELSAGMRQRVAIARSFILEPQVLIADEILANLDLEVRPVVFDAITRRRKEQSMAALLVTNDAAFIRELNAETLMLRGGHVVARGVGKDLLWAPNAESDSGH, from the coding sequence ATGTCCCGTAAGCCCGAGTCCAGCGACGCGATCGAGTGCTCCGATCTGGTGATCGACCGGATCGGGCACGGCACGCCCACCCGGGCGGTCGACGGGGTGACGTTCTCGCTCGCCCCCGGCGGGCTGATCTGCGTGGCCGGTCCGACCGGCTCCGGGAAGTCGACCCTGGTGGCCGCGCTGGCAGGTTCCACCGATCCGTCCGTGCGTGTCGCCGGCGGGCGGGCGACGGTGTGCGGCGTGGATGTCCGGAAGCCCGGCCGCAAGCACCGGATCCTGACGTATCGCACCGGGTTCGTCCCCCAGGGAGCGGGAGCCGACCTACCGCCTCGTCTGACGGTGAACGAGGTGATCGCGGAGCCGATCCTCGTGCGCGAGCGACGGGTGAACTCCAAGGCGCTGTCGATCCGGGTGGCGACCCTGCTCGACGAGCTGCATCTTCCGCTCGGTACGGCCGCCAAGTTCCCGTACGAGCTGAGCGCGGGCATGCGCCAGCGCGTCGCGATCGCCCGCTCGTTCATCCTGGAGCCCCAGGTGCTCATCGCCGACGAGATCCTCGCGAACCTCGACCTCGAAGTGCGGCCAGTGGTCTTCGATGCGATCACGCGACGTCGCAAGGAGCAGTCGATGGCGGCGCTTCTCGTCACCAACGACGCGGCGTTCATCCGCGAGCTGAATGCCGAGACGCTCATGCTCCGCGGTGGACATGTGGTGGCTCGCGGAGTCGGCAAGGACCTGCTGTGGGCTCCGAACGCCGAGTCGGATTCCGGGCACTGA
- the dnaG gene encoding DNA primase, translating into MPRIRQADVDEVKARTNIADIVGERVSLKSAGVGSLKGLCPFHDEKSPSFHVRQQVGYYHCFGCGESGDVYSFLREMDHVSFTEAVERLAGRIGYTLHYEDGGAAPETSGRSRLYAANTAAAEFFRAQLLSPDAEAGRRFLGERGFDAGAAAHFGVGFAPRGWDGMLKALTAQGFTREELVTAGLVSTGQRGVYDRFRGRLVWPIRDVSGQTIGFGARKLFDDDQGPKYLNTPETPIYKKAQVLYGLDLAKRDIARGDPRRVVVVEGYTDVMACHLAGLTTAIATCGTAFGTDHIKVLRRVMGDDNASGEVVFTFDGDEAGQKAALRAFTEDDRFNAQTFVAVAPDSLDPCDLRLQRGDAAVRGLMDAKVPMFEFAIDRKMSGFDLATVEGRVGALRAAAPIVAEIRDQLLRPGYERVLARRLGMDPTEVRNEVERAARGVSQHPPTRRETPQIDPATGVAAVVPVTLAGLPRTADVAVERDALMGALQYGHQVDQTLLDRALASPFRTVGLDAVREAVASAPDRTRAGWVTDAVNAVREPYRSLAGELLMTPFPAKNEEGAVASATDLARRLIVRQLEREKQELLGAVQRVPADSDGGRALRMRLRDIDAERQRFAES; encoded by the coding sequence ATGCCGCGCATCCGGCAGGCAGACGTCGACGAGGTCAAGGCGCGCACCAACATCGCCGACATCGTGGGTGAGCGCGTGTCGCTGAAGTCCGCGGGCGTCGGATCGCTCAAGGGCCTGTGCCCGTTCCACGACGAGAAGAGCCCGAGCTTCCACGTGCGCCAGCAGGTGGGGTACTACCACTGCTTCGGATGCGGCGAGTCGGGCGACGTGTACTCGTTCCTCCGCGAGATGGACCACGTCAGCTTCACGGAGGCCGTCGAGCGGCTGGCCGGCCGCATCGGCTACACGCTCCACTACGAAGACGGCGGCGCGGCCCCCGAGACGAGCGGACGCAGCCGTCTCTATGCCGCCAACACGGCCGCGGCGGAGTTCTTCCGTGCCCAGCTGCTCTCACCGGATGCCGAGGCCGGGCGCCGCTTCCTCGGCGAACGGGGCTTCGATGCGGGAGCGGCGGCGCACTTCGGCGTCGGCTTCGCGCCTCGGGGCTGGGACGGCATGCTCAAGGCCCTCACCGCGCAGGGCTTCACCCGGGAGGAGCTCGTCACGGCAGGGCTCGTCTCCACGGGGCAGCGCGGCGTCTACGACCGGTTCCGGGGCCGTCTGGTCTGGCCGATCCGCGATGTCTCCGGTCAGACGATCGGCTTCGGCGCCCGCAAGCTGTTCGACGACGACCAGGGTCCGAAGTACCTGAACACCCCCGAGACGCCGATCTACAAGAAGGCGCAGGTGCTCTACGGGCTCGATCTCGCGAAGCGCGACATCGCTCGCGGGGATCCCCGCCGGGTCGTCGTGGTCGAGGGGTACACCGACGTCATGGCGTGCCATCTCGCAGGGCTCACGACCGCGATCGCGACCTGCGGCACCGCCTTCGGCACCGACCACATCAAGGTGCTGCGCCGTGTGATGGGTGATGACAACGCCTCCGGAGAGGTCGTGTTCACGTTCGACGGCGACGAAGCGGGACAGAAGGCCGCGCTGCGTGCCTTCACGGAAGACGATCGGTTCAACGCGCAGACGTTCGTGGCCGTCGCGCCCGACAGCCTCGACCCCTGCGACCTGCGTCTGCAGCGGGGCGATGCGGCGGTCCGCGGGCTGATGGACGCCAAGGTGCCGATGTTCGAGTTCGCGATCGACCGCAAGATGAGCGGTTTCGACCTCGCCACGGTCGAGGGGCGAGTCGGCGCGCTCCGGGCCGCGGCACCGATCGTCGCCGAGATCCGTGACCAGCTCCTGCGTCCGGGGTACGAGCGGGTGCTGGCGCGTCGGCTCGGCATGGACCCGACCGAGGTGCGCAACGAGGTGGAACGTGCGGCGCGCGGGGTGTCCCAGCATCCGCCGACACGACGCGAGACGCCGCAGATCGACCCGGCGACCGGCGTGGCCGCCGTCGTGCCGGTGACGCTCGCCGGTCTGCCGCGCACGGCAGACGTCGCCGTCGAGCGCGACGCACTCATGGGGGCTCTGCAGTACGGCCATCAGGTCGACCAGACCCTCCTCGATCGGGCGCTCGCCTCGCCGTTTCGCACGGTGGGCCTCGACGCGGTGCGCGAGGCCGTGGCATCCGCTCCCGACCGCACCAGAGCGGGCTGGGTGACGGATGCCGTGAACGCCGTCCGCGAGCCGTATCGGTCCCTGGCGGGGGAGCTGCTGATGACGCCGTTCCCGGCCAAGAACGAGGAGGGCGCTGTCGCGTCGGCCACCGACCTCGCCCGCCGGCTCATCGTGCGGCAGCTCGAGCGTGAGAAGCAGGAACTGCTCGGGGCGGTGCAGCGCGTGCCGGCCGACTCCGACGGCGGGCGCGCGCTCCGGATGCGCCTGCGGGATATCGACGCCGAGCGCCAGCGGTTCGCCGAGTCGTGA
- a CDS encoding bifunctional 2-polyprenyl-6-hydroxyphenol methylase/3-demethylubiquinol 3-O-methyltransferase UbiG, with protein sequence MSAHPVPDPASASDPEEFWETRYRSTRGENGQVWSGRVNEAVAREVAELTPATALELGCGEGGDALWLASRGWRVTAVDISATALAVGAAEATRSGLADRVDWVQADLSTWQPPSQFELVTSAFLHSPVELPREVVLRRASAAVAPGGHLLVVGHGATPPGSALDHHQHDGPPLPTPDEVLASLDLGEDWITETSALVQRPAIWRDGSEITLVDAVLRVRRAYPTQDESDPPRYPR encoded by the coding sequence ATGAGCGCGCACCCTGTGCCGGATCCGGCATCCGCATCCGATCCCGAGGAGTTCTGGGAGACCCGCTATCGCTCCACACGCGGCGAGAACGGTCAGGTGTGGAGTGGCCGCGTGAACGAGGCTGTGGCACGGGAGGTCGCAGAGTTGACCCCGGCTACCGCTCTCGAGCTCGGCTGCGGGGAGGGCGGCGACGCGCTGTGGCTCGCCTCCCGAGGGTGGCGGGTGACGGCGGTCGACATCTCCGCGACGGCTTTGGCCGTCGGTGCAGCCGAAGCCACGCGGTCGGGGCTCGCCGACCGCGTCGATTGGGTGCAGGCAGACCTGTCGACCTGGCAGCCGCCTTCGCAGTTCGAGCTCGTCACCTCGGCGTTCCTGCATTCGCCCGTCGAGCTTCCGCGAGAGGTCGTGCTGCGCCGTGCGTCAGCGGCGGTCGCGCCCGGCGGACACTTGCTCGTGGTCGGTCACGGCGCGACGCCTCCGGGCTCCGCGCTCGACCATCACCAGCACGACGGGCCGCCCCTGCCGACGCCGGACGAGGTGCTCGCGTCCCTCGACCTGGGCGAGGACTGGATCACCGAGACCAGCGCTCTCGTGCAGCGCCCAGCGATCTGGCGTGACGGCAGCGAAATCACCCTCGTCGATGCCGTGCTCCGGGTGCGGCGCGCGTACCCGACGCAAGACGAGAGCGACCCGCCGCGCTATCCTCGCTGA
- a CDS encoding septum formation family protein has protein sequence MRTRRALMLAGAALALSVALSGCSAINDILGSGAGDADRDEETGQVTESDNIDVFALKVGDCKMASATGEIQDVDVVPCTESHDEEVYYEFKMDDGDFSEEAVDAASQECIGAGFTDFIGVAYDDSTLEVYPITPTKRTWDELDDRVIQCVVSDPAGPVEASLKGAAR, from the coding sequence ATGCGTACGCGACGCGCGTTGATGCTGGCGGGGGCCGCATTGGCGCTTTCCGTCGCTTTGAGCGGCTGTAGCGCGATCAACGACATTCTCGGCAGCGGGGCGGGCGACGCCGACCGTGACGAGGAGACCGGCCAGGTCACCGAGAGCGACAACATCGACGTGTTCGCGCTGAAGGTCGGCGACTGCAAGATGGCCAGTGCCACCGGCGAGATCCAGGATGTCGACGTCGTGCCCTGCACCGAGTCGCACGACGAAGAGGTCTACTACGAGTTCAAGATGGACGACGGCGACTTCTCCGAGGAGGCTGTCGACGCCGCCTCGCAGGAGTGCATCGGCGCCGGATTCACCGATTTCATCGGAGTCGCCTACGACGACTCGACGCTCGAGGTCTACCCGATCACCCCGACGAAGCGTACCTGGGACGAGCTCGACGACCGCGTGATCCAGTGCGTGGTCAGCGACCCCGCAGGCCCGGTCGAGGCCTCGCTCAAGGGCGCGGCGCGCTGA
- a CDS encoding NAD(P)/FAD-dependent oxidoreductase: MTESQASSPASTPVLPDTDTQTDTPRSDEHWDVIVIGGGAAGLSAALILARARRRVLVLDAQEPRNRFAPHMHGVLSRDGYSPLDLVADGYREVRAVDGVIVNARVTTTRTIAGGFEVLTDSGARATAGRLIVATGARDQLPAVPGLAEQWGRGVVACPYCDGYEATGRAIGVLVGSVAGLHKAHMLRSYSSDITVFTHLAGAIPDEERRVLEARGMRVEPLAVARVITRGAVLTGIELADGSTAPVDVIFAEPALVALDGPLQQLEAERVETPFGLWPAVDAFGRTSIPGIWAVGNAANPGALVPIAAGSGATAALTLNGELVALDVAAATEQVDTEQVATASGAQR; encoded by the coding sequence ATGACCGAATCGCAGGCGTCTTCTCCCGCATCCACCCCCGTCCTCCCCGACACGGACACGCAGACCGACACTCCCCGCTCCGACGAGCACTGGGACGTCATCGTCATCGGTGGCGGCGCCGCAGGTCTGAGCGCCGCCCTCATCCTCGCCAGGGCACGCCGTCGCGTGCTGGTGCTCGACGCGCAGGAACCGCGCAACAGATTCGCCCCGCACATGCACGGCGTGCTCAGCCGCGACGGCTACTCCCCGCTCGACCTCGTCGCCGACGGGTACCGCGAGGTGCGAGCCGTCGACGGCGTGATCGTGAACGCCCGCGTGACCACGACGCGCACGATCGCCGGCGGGTTCGAGGTACTGACCGACAGCGGCGCGCGTGCCACCGCCGGCAGACTCATCGTGGCGACAGGCGCTCGCGACCAGCTGCCCGCCGTTCCCGGCCTCGCAGAGCAGTGGGGCCGGGGCGTGGTCGCCTGCCCGTACTGCGACGGCTACGAAGCGACCGGCCGTGCGATCGGAGTGCTGGTCGGTTCCGTCGCCGGCCTGCACAAGGCCCATATGCTGCGCTCGTACTCGAGCGACATCACCGTGTTCACCCACCTCGCCGGCGCCATCCCCGACGAGGAGCGGCGGGTGCTCGAGGCGCGAGGTATGCGGGTGGAGCCCCTCGCCGTCGCGCGTGTCATCACTCGAGGCGCAGTGCTCACCGGAATCGAGCTCGCCGACGGCTCGACGGCCCCCGTCGACGTGATCTTCGCCGAACCGGCTCTCGTCGCCCTCGACGGCCCACTGCAGCAGCTCGAGGCAGAGCGTGTCGAGACGCCCTTCGGGCTCTGGCCGGCCGTCGACGCCTTCGGGAGGACGAGCATCCCGGGCATCTGGGCAGTCGGCAACGCCGCGAACCCGGGCGCCCTGGTGCCGATCGCCGCGGGCTCCGGCGCGACCGCCGCGCTCACGCTGAACGGGGAGCTCGTCGCGCTCGACGTCGCTGCGGCGACGGAGCAGGTGGACACGGAGCAGGTGGCCACGGCCTCGGGCGCGCAGCGATGA
- the def gene encoding peptide deformylase gives MAVLPIRIMGDPVLHSPASVVEEITDDIRTLVADMFETMDAAPGVGLAAPQVGVPLRIYTYNYADDDDQPWRGVLINPVLWMTPLEPGDPDPDLESEGCLSFPGERFPLRRSERVHVTATDLDGEPVTIEVDGWRARIMQHEFDHLDGILYVDRLSDSDWKTAQKIARKRGWGRPGASWLPGVDDLEG, from the coding sequence GTGGCTGTACTTCCGATTCGCATCATGGGCGACCCCGTTCTGCACTCCCCCGCATCCGTCGTCGAGGAGATCACCGACGACATCCGCACTCTCGTTGCGGACATGTTCGAGACCATGGATGCCGCGCCCGGCGTCGGGCTCGCCGCCCCCCAGGTCGGGGTGCCGCTGCGGATCTACACGTACAACTACGCGGATGACGATGATCAGCCGTGGCGCGGTGTGCTGATCAACCCCGTGCTGTGGATGACCCCGCTCGAGCCGGGCGACCCCGACCCCGACCTGGAGTCGGAGGGGTGCCTCTCGTTCCCCGGCGAGCGATTCCCGCTGCGGCGCTCCGAGCGCGTGCACGTGACCGCCACCGATCTCGACGGCGAGCCCGTGACCATCGAGGTCGACGGCTGGCGGGCGCGGATCATGCAACACGAGTTCGACCATCTGGACGGCATCCTGTACGTCGACCGCCTCTCCGACTCCGACTGGAAGACGGCGCAGAAGATCGCGCGCAAGCGCGGCTGGGGCCGCCCCGGCGCCAGCTGGCTGCCCGGTGTGGATGACCTCGAGGGCTGA
- a CDS encoding dihydrodipicolinate synthase family protein, translating to MFSGLSAFPLTPLRDDEFDEAAYVGLIERLVAADVDSITALGSTGSYPYLDRDERRRVARAAVSAAGDVPVMVGIGALRTSEVQRLADDAQDAGASAVLLAPVAYQALDADEVFGLFEDVTAGLSVPLVVYDNPRTTHFTFTDDLYARVATLPNVASVKIPGVPTDPQEAAERVSGIRARIPGSVSIGVSGDWLAAKGLAAGCDAWYSVLGGILPHPALAITRAAQAGDHAAAAAASARLDPLWALFIEHGGYRVTAAIAEHLELVAPDCLPRPVRGLRSDARARVAEVIDALALGA from the coding sequence ATGTTCTCGGGTCTCAGCGCCTTCCCGCTCACGCCGTTGCGCGATGACGAGTTCGACGAGGCAGCCTACGTCGGCCTGATCGAGCGGCTCGTCGCCGCCGACGTCGACTCGATCACGGCACTCGGATCGACCGGCTCGTACCCGTACCTCGACCGCGACGAGCGCCGCCGAGTCGCCCGCGCCGCGGTGAGCGCCGCGGGCGACGTTCCGGTGATGGTCGGCATCGGAGCGTTGCGCACGTCCGAGGTGCAGCGGCTCGCCGACGATGCACAGGATGCCGGCGCGAGCGCTGTGCTCCTCGCGCCTGTCGCATACCAAGCGCTCGACGCCGACGAGGTGTTCGGCCTGTTCGAAGACGTGACGGCCGGTCTCTCGGTCCCGCTCGTCGTCTACGACAACCCACGCACCACTCACTTCACCTTCACGGACGACCTCTACGCTCGGGTCGCGACGCTGCCGAACGTCGCCTCGGTCAAGATCCCGGGTGTTCCGACCGACCCGCAGGAGGCCGCCGAGCGCGTATCCGGCATCCGCGCTCGCATCCCCGGCTCCGTGTCGATCGGCGTCTCAGGAGACTGGCTCGCAGCTAAAGGGCTGGCCGCCGGATGCGACGCCTGGTACTCGGTGCTCGGCGGCATCCTCCCCCACCCGGCGCTGGCGATCACCCGAGCCGCTCAGGCCGGCGACCATGCGGCCGCGGCAGCAGCGTCCGCCCGTCTGGATCCGCTGTGGGCACTGTTCATCGAGCACGGCGGCTACCGCGTGACGGCAGCCATCGCCGAGCACCTCGAGCTGGTCGCCCCCGACTGCCTACCGCGGCCGGTGCGAGGGCTCCGCTCAGACGCGCGAGCGCGAGTGGCCGAGGTCATCGACGCGCTCGCGCTCGGAGCCTGA
- the dusB gene encoding tRNA dihydrouridine synthase DusB, translated as MTLATATARPLRIGPIELDVPVVLAPMAGITNTAFRRLCREYGAGLYVSEMITSRALVERNETTMRLIRHHESETPRSIQLYGVDPKTIAEAVRIIVAEDHADHIDLNFGCPVPKVTRRGGGAALPWKSKLFADIVDQAVKAAGSIPLTVKMRKGIDRDHLTFIDAGRAAEDAGAAAVALHARTASEFYSGHADWNAIGELKQAVTSIPVLGNGDIWSADDAVRMMEQTDCDGVVVGRGCLGRPWLFGELAAAFGGGPSSSSGTGPVVDATLGFVANAFRRHAQLLVEFFEEEDRGCRDIRKHVSWYFKGYPVGGDIRTGLATASSLAEIDELLGQLDHSAPYPGADAEGQRGRSGHPKRTALPDKWLESREVASSATEMMRGAEIENSGG; from the coding sequence ATGACTCTCGCCACCGCCACCGCCCGCCCCCTCCGCATCGGTCCGATCGAACTCGACGTGCCGGTCGTCCTCGCACCCATGGCGGGGATCACGAACACCGCGTTCCGACGTCTGTGCCGCGAGTACGGGGCCGGCCTCTACGTGAGCGAGATGATCACGTCCCGCGCGCTCGTCGAACGCAACGAGACGACGATGCGGTTGATCCGGCACCATGAGTCCGAGACTCCTCGTTCCATCCAGCTGTACGGTGTCGACCCGAAGACGATCGCCGAGGCCGTGCGCATCATCGTCGCCGAAGACCACGCCGACCACATCGACCTGAACTTCGGATGCCCGGTGCCGAAGGTCACCCGTCGCGGCGGGGGAGCAGCGCTCCCGTGGAAGTCGAAGCTGTTCGCCGACATCGTCGATCAGGCCGTGAAGGCCGCAGGCTCCATCCCGCTCACGGTGAAGATGCGCAAGGGCATCGACCGCGACCACCTCACGTTCATCGACGCGGGTCGGGCCGCGGAGGATGCCGGAGCCGCGGCCGTCGCCCTGCACGCCCGGACGGCGAGCGAGTTCTATTCCGGTCACGCCGACTGGAACGCGATTGGCGAGCTCAAGCAGGCCGTCACCAGCATCCCCGTGCTCGGCAACGGCGACATCTGGTCGGCGGACGACGCCGTGCGCATGATGGAGCAGACCGACTGCGACGGCGTCGTCGTGGGTCGTGGCTGCCTCGGGCGCCCGTGGCTCTTCGGTGAGCTGGCGGCCGCCTTCGGCGGCGGCCCTTCGTCGAGCTCAGGGACCGGTCCGGTGGTCGACGCCACGCTGGGTTTCGTCGCGAACGCCTTCCGCCGGCACGCGCAGCTCCTCGTCGAGTTCTTCGAGGAGGAGGACCGCGGATGCCGCGACATCCGCAAGCACGTCTCCTGGTACTTCAAGGGCTACCCGGTCGGCGGCGACATCCGCACCGGTCTCGCCACCGCGTCGAGCCTCGCCGAGATCGACGAGCTGCTCGGGCAGCTGGATCATTCGGCGCCGTACCCCGGGGCGGATGCCGAGGGGCAGCGCGGCCGCTCCGGTCACCCGAAGCGCACCGCCCTGCCGGACAAGTGGCTGGAGTCGCGCGAGGTCGCGTCGTCGGCCACCGAGATGATGCGTGGAGCGGAGATCGAGAACAGTGGTGGCTGA